One Punica granatum isolate Tunisia-2019 chromosome 3, ASM765513v2, whole genome shotgun sequence genomic window carries:
- the LOC116201184 gene encoding GDSL esterase/lipase At2g30310-like isoform X1, producing MAPVLVFLIILIHLCVIIFIPAGCCGSILTSGKNSKFTAVLVFGDSTVDTGNNNYIVTVAKGDHPPYGRDFPGHIPTGRFSNGKLVPDFIASFLGIKDTVPPFLEPGLSNKDLKTGVAFASGGSGYDDLTTVVSGAIPVSQQLKYFKEYIQRLRNAVGDKDAEKIIAGALVIISAGTNDFILNFYDIPTRRLEFNISQYQDFLLARISDFVSELYKLGCRKLVIAGLPPMGCLPIQMTLRFAEIKDRKCVEDENMDAQIYNRKLAKLLSERQAELLQSKIVYADAYEPLIDMIHHPQKYGFVDTDRGCCGKGYIEVGPLCNGITRTCENASEYLFWDAIHPTESAYYYLIKYLEKQVLPQLLFHPTSQT from the exons ATGGCTCCCGTTTTGGTGTTTCTCATCATCTTAATCCATCTATGCGTTATCATATTCATCCCTGCCGGTTGCTGTGGTTCGATACTAACCTCGGGAAAAAACTCAAAGTTCACAGCAGTCCTGGTATTTGGGGACTCCACCGTCGATACTGGCAACAACAACTACATTGTGACCGTTGCCAAGGGCGACCACCCACCTTATGGTCGTGATTTCCCCGGCCACATTCCCACGGGAAGGTTCTCCAATGGGAAATTAGTTCCCGATTTCATAGCATCGTTCCTTGGGATCAAAGACACGGTCCCCCCATTCCTAGAGCCCGGCCTATCAAACAAGGACCTGAAAACAGGGGTGGCCTTTGCGTCCGGTGGGTCAGGGTATGATGATCTGACGACAGTGGTTTCTGGCGCGATCCCGGTCTCCCAGCAGCTCAAGTACTTCAAGGAGTATATTCAAAGGCTGAGGAATGCCGTAGGGGATAAGGATGCTGAGAAGATAATTGCAGGTGCGCTGGTGATCATCAGCGCAGGAACCAATGACTTCATATTGAATTTCTACGACATCCCTACGAGGAGGTTGGAGTTCAACATCAGCCAGTATCAAGATTTTCTGCTAGCAAGAATCTCAGACTTTGTATCG GAGCTGTACAAGCTGGGATGCCGGAAGTTGGTGATAGCCGGGTTGCCACCGATGGGGTGTCTGCCCATTCAAATGACGTTGAGATTTGCAGAAATCAAGGATCGGAAGTGCGTTGAGGATGAAAACATGGATGCTCAAATCTACAATCGGAAGCTGGCAAAGCTCTTGTCAGAGAGACAAGCAGAGCTGCTGCAGAGCAAGATTGTATATGCTGATGCCTACGAGCCTCTCATTGATATGATCCACCATCCCCAGAAGTACG GGTTTGTCGACACAGATAGGGGGTGCTGCGGGAAGGGATACATTGAGGTGGGTCCCCTGTGTAATGGAATCACCCGGACGTGTGAAAATGCATCGGAGTACCTATTCTGGGATGCCATCCATCCCACCGAATCAGCCTACTATTACCTGATAAAGTACCTGGAGAAGCAGGTCCTTCCTCAGCTGTTGTTTCATCCAACATCCCAAACGTGA
- the LOC116201184 gene encoding GDSL esterase/lipase At2g30310-like isoform X2, with translation MAPVLVFLIILIHLCVIIFIPAGCCGSILTSGKNSKFTAVLVFGDSTVDTGNNNYIVTVAKGDHPPYGRDFPGHIPTGRFSNGKLVPDFIASFLGIKDTVPPFLEPGLSNKDLKTGVAFASGGSGYDDLTTVVSGAIPVSQQLKYFKEYIQRLRNAVGDKDAEKIIAGALVIISAGTNDFILNFYDIPTRRLEFNISQYQDFLLARISDFVSELYKLGCRKLVIAGLPPMGCLPIQMTLRFAEIKDRKCVEDENMDAQIYNRKLAKLLSERQAELLQSKIVYADAYEPLIDMIHHPQKVCRHR, from the exons ATGGCTCCCGTTTTGGTGTTTCTCATCATCTTAATCCATCTATGCGTTATCATATTCATCCCTGCCGGTTGCTGTGGTTCGATACTAACCTCGGGAAAAAACTCAAAGTTCACAGCAGTCCTGGTATTTGGGGACTCCACCGTCGATACTGGCAACAACAACTACATTGTGACCGTTGCCAAGGGCGACCACCCACCTTATGGTCGTGATTTCCCCGGCCACATTCCCACGGGAAGGTTCTCCAATGGGAAATTAGTTCCCGATTTCATAGCATCGTTCCTTGGGATCAAAGACACGGTCCCCCCATTCCTAGAGCCCGGCCTATCAAACAAGGACCTGAAAACAGGGGTGGCCTTTGCGTCCGGTGGGTCAGGGTATGATGATCTGACGACAGTGGTTTCTGGCGCGATCCCGGTCTCCCAGCAGCTCAAGTACTTCAAGGAGTATATTCAAAGGCTGAGGAATGCCGTAGGGGATAAGGATGCTGAGAAGATAATTGCAGGTGCGCTGGTGATCATCAGCGCAGGAACCAATGACTTCATATTGAATTTCTACGACATCCCTACGAGGAGGTTGGAGTTCAACATCAGCCAGTATCAAGATTTTCTGCTAGCAAGAATCTCAGACTTTGTATCG GAGCTGTACAAGCTGGGATGCCGGAAGTTGGTGATAGCCGGGTTGCCACCGATGGGGTGTCTGCCCATTCAAATGACGTTGAGATTTGCAGAAATCAAGGATCGGAAGTGCGTTGAGGATGAAAACATGGATGCTCAAATCTACAATCGGAAGCTGGCAAAGCTCTTGTCAGAGAGACAAGCAGAGCTGCTGCAGAGCAAGATTGTATATGCTGATGCCTACGAGCCTCTCATTGATATGATCCACCATCCCCAGAA GGTTTGTCGACACAGATAG